A stretch of Haemorhous mexicanus isolate bHaeMex1 chromosome 32, bHaeMex1.pri, whole genome shotgun sequence DNA encodes these proteins:
- the LOC132340590 gene encoding zinc finger protein 572-like: MQHQVIHTGERPYKCGECGMGFNQKGSLMQHQRIHTGEKPYECGECGKSFRYNSGLRKHERIHTGEKPYECGQCGMSFSIKCQLMEHQKIHTGEKPYKCGECGKSFRGSSALIRHQVIHTGEWPYTCLECGKSYGWHSDLRKHQRTHTGEKPYECPECGKRFPRSSNLCKHERIHTEERPFRCSDCGKGFKLNSQLTMHRRIHTGERPYKCPECGMRFSTSSTLTRHQRRRH, from the coding sequence ATGCAGCACCAGGtaatccacactggggaacggccctacaagtgtggggaatgtgggatggGCTTCAACCAGAAGGGGAGCCTGATGCAACACCAGAGAATCCATACTGGGGAAAAGCCCtatgagtgtggggaatgtgggaagagctttaGATACAACTCTGGCCTGAGGAAACATGagaggatccacactggggaaaagccctACGAGTGTGGGCAATGTGGGATGAGCTTCAGCATCAAGTGCCAGCTGATGGAGCACCAgaagatccacactggggaaaagccctacaagtgtggggaatgtgggaagagcttcagagGAAGCTCAGCCCTGATTCGGCACCAGGTGATCCACACGGGGGAATGGCCCTACACctgcttggaatgtgggaagagctacGGGTGGCACTCTGACCTGAGGAAACACCAGCGCACCCACACCGGGGAGAAGCCCTACGAGTGTcctgagtgtgggaagaggtttccaAGGAGCTCCAATCTCTGCAAACACGAGCggattcacacagaggagaggcccttccgctgctCCGACTGCGGGAAGGGCTTCAAGCTAAACTCCCAGCTCACCATGcaccggcgcatccacactggggagaggccctacaaATGTCCTGAGTGTGGGATGAGATTCTCCACAAGCTCAACCTTGACCCGACACCAACGGAGGCGCCACTAA